In Candidatus Desulforudis audaxviator MP104C, a genomic segment contains:
- a CDS encoding MBL fold metallo-hydrolase RNA specificity domain-containing protein: MRLTFYGATDTVTGSCFLLDTGKLRLLVDCGLFQGRKEIRKRNYEPFPFAPDSINLVLLTHAHIDHSGLLPKLVKHGFRGRILATRCTVELCRVLLPDSGSIQESEVAFKNRKAKRSGQPQLSPIYTEDDAYRCLEYFAPVDYDRTITLADGVDCCFRDAGHILGSALIQVRVAGPAGETKLVFSGDLGNQGKPFVRNPTSVLDADYLVMESTYGDRMHLPSEEAGREALKRAIWNTYNKGGNLLIPAFAVERTQDLIYYIFTLDRNGELPPVDVWLDSPLAVAITRVFGRYPQCFDEETSNLVASGIDPLGAPHLKLARTVEESRALNESPGPNIIIAGSGMCDGGRIRHHLKHNLWRPESTVLFVGYQAEGTLGRYLVEGAQRVRLFGEDIMVKADIVNVNGFSAHADQKMLLEWVAKFQVRPRRIFLVHGEANAVAALQELLGMAGFEAYRPGWQETVILGPGRTVEERLWQVFSGLRTRTEAYLKMHPEPEAYNRVLQKLVALDADLAGGAGDENGRSES, encoded by the coding sequence TTGCGTCTGACTTTCTACGGTGCCACCGACACGGTTACCGGGTCCTGTTTCCTGCTGGACACGGGCAAGCTGCGGCTCCTGGTGGACTGCGGCTTGTTCCAGGGCCGCAAGGAAATTCGAAAAAGAAACTACGAACCGTTCCCCTTCGCCCCGGACAGTATCAATCTGGTACTGTTGACCCACGCCCACATCGACCACAGCGGACTTTTGCCGAAACTCGTCAAGCACGGGTTCCGCGGCCGCATCCTGGCCACCAGGTGTACCGTGGAACTGTGCCGCGTGCTGTTGCCGGACAGCGGCTCTATCCAGGAATCAGAGGTGGCCTTCAAAAACCGAAAGGCCAAACGGTCGGGGCAGCCCCAGCTCTCACCGATTTACACCGAGGACGACGCCTACAGGTGCCTCGAGTACTTCGCGCCGGTCGACTACGACCGGACGATCACTCTGGCCGACGGTGTGGACTGCTGTTTCCGCGATGCCGGCCACATCCTGGGCAGTGCCCTGATCCAGGTCCGGGTCGCCGGACCAGCGGGGGAAACCAAGCTTGTTTTCTCCGGTGATCTGGGGAATCAGGGCAAGCCGTTTGTTCGCAATCCAACCAGCGTGTTGGATGCCGATTACCTGGTCATGGAATCGACCTACGGGGACCGGATGCACCTGCCCAGCGAGGAGGCGGGCCGGGAAGCCCTGAAGAGGGCGATCTGGAATACGTACAACAAGGGCGGCAACCTGTTGATTCCCGCCTTCGCCGTGGAGCGCACCCAAGACCTTATCTACTATATTTTTACCTTGGACCGGAACGGGGAACTGCCGCCGGTGGACGTCTGGCTGGACAGTCCCCTGGCCGTGGCCATTACCCGGGTTTTCGGCCGGTATCCGCAATGCTTCGACGAGGAAACGAGTAATCTCGTAGCCAGCGGGATCGATCCCCTGGGCGCGCCGCACCTGAAGTTAGCCCGGACGGTGGAAGAGTCCCGGGCCCTGAACGAGTCGCCCGGTCCGAACATCATCATCGCTGGCAGCGGCATGTGTGACGGCGGCCGGATCAGGCACCACTTGAAACACAACCTCTGGCGTCCGGAATCCACCGTTTTGTTTGTAGGATATCAGGCCGAGGGCACCCTGGGCCGGTACCTGGTGGAAGGGGCGCAGAGGGTAAGGCTCTTTGGTGAGGACATCATGGTCAAGGCCGACATCGTGAACGTGAACGGGTTCTCGGCCCACGCCGACCAGAAAATGCTTTTGGAGTGGGTGGCCAAATTCCAAGTGCGCCCGCGCCGGATCTTCCTGGTGCACGGGGAAGCCAACGCCGTCGCGGCGTTGCAGGAATTGTTGGGGATGGCCGGGTTTGAGGCTTACCGGCCCGGATGGCAGGAGACGGTCATTCTGGGTCCGGGGCGGACGGTGGAGGAAAGGCTGTGGCAGGTGTTTTCCGGCTTGCGCACCCGGACGGAAGCGTATCTGAAGATGCATCCCGAACCGGAGGCATACAACCGCGTGTTACAGAAACTGGTTGCCCTGGATGCCGATCTGGCCGGCGGTGCGGGGGACGAAAATGGACGAAGCGAAAGCTAG
- the spoIIR gene encoding stage II sporulation protein R codes for MHIAKLMIVGALLAGAVAMHWHQEAAVIAYNQDNLIRIHIVPNSDDEADQVLKHRVRGAVVENVRPLVLGVSDAREAGRVIGENLVMIQQVSEAEVAKAGKEYPVEVRYGIFPFPTRTYGDLTLAAGEYQAVQVTLGAGNGANWWCVLFPPLCFVNAEPQAGPVDTPAGALAAAGPDRLEVRFKAAELWERSTAFAANLAGHLNGKEKEKRT; via the coding sequence ATGCATATAGCAAAGCTGATGATCGTGGGCGCGCTGTTGGCGGGAGCCGTCGCGATGCACTGGCACCAGGAGGCGGCCGTAATCGCATATAACCAGGACAACCTGATCCGGATTCACATCGTGCCCAACAGCGACGATGAGGCCGACCAGGTTTTGAAGCACCGGGTACGGGGGGCGGTGGTCGAAAATGTACGTCCCCTCGTGCTTGGGGTGAGCGACGCCCGGGAGGCCGGGCGGGTGATCGGCGAAAACCTGGTCATGATCCAACAGGTCAGTGAGGCGGAAGTGGCAAAAGCCGGCAAGGAATATCCTGTCGAGGTGCGTTACGGCATCTTCCCGTTTCCGACCCGGACTTATGGAGACCTGACCCTAGCCGCCGGTGAGTATCAGGCGGTCCAGGTCACGCTCGGCGCCGGAAACGGCGCGAACTGGTGGTGCGTGCTCTTCCCGCCGCTTTGCTTCGTGAATGCCGAGCCCCAAGCGGGGCCGGTTGACACCCCGGCAGGCGCTCTCGCCGCCGCCGGGCCCGACCGGCTGGAAGTCAGGTTCAAAGCCGCCGAGCTTTGGGAAAGGTCCACGGCCTTTGCGGCGAACCTGGCCGGGCACCTGAACGGCAAAGAAAAAGAGAAGCGGACCTAG
- a CDS encoding FmdB family zinc ribbon protein, giving the protein MPVYEFRCPWCQKKFEKLCRLGETGEHLACPECEIPGAVRIVSGFSSPGTEGGKGDACGPCTKSSCAGCR; this is encoded by the coding sequence GTGCCGGTATATGAATTTAGATGCCCCTGGTGTCAGAAGAAATTTGAGAAACTGTGCCGCCTCGGTGAAACCGGAGAGCACCTCGCCTGCCCGGAATGCGAGATTCCCGGCGCGGTCCGGATCGTTTCCGGGTTCAGTTCACCGGGCACGGAGGGCGGGAAGGGAGACGCCTGCGGGCCCTGCACCAAGTCCAGCTGTGCCGGGTGCCGTTGA
- the pgeF gene encoding peptidoglycan editing factor PgeF encodes MDEAKASSGFRAQRAGELVYYAVPGFAREGGVRAAFSSRRGGWSRGPYSTLNLGLHVGDDPETVLKNRAFFCDALGLNHRDLVACAQVHGTEIAVVGAADRGRGALDPNGAVPGADGLATDIPGVPLVTFYGDCVPLFFYDPVRPAIALVHAGWRGTLGRIAARAVSLMRERFGASPERLLVGIGPSIGACCYTVGPEVAGMFAREFGTSTDIRHHPGAGGRLNLALLNRRILEAAGVRGEHIHTAPWCTSCHPEEFFSHRASRGTTGRMAAIMALE; translated from the coding sequence ATGGACGAAGCGAAAGCTAGTTCGGGTTTTCGGGCGCAAAGGGCCGGCGAGCTGGTCTACTATGCCGTTCCCGGATTCGCGCGGGAGGGCGGTGTTCGGGCCGCCTTCAGCAGCCGCCGGGGTGGCTGGAGCCGGGGTCCCTACAGTACGTTGAACCTGGGACTCCACGTGGGTGACGACCCGGAAACAGTGCTCAAAAACCGTGCCTTTTTCTGTGACGCGCTCGGGTTGAACCACCGGGACCTGGTGGCCTGCGCCCAGGTGCACGGGACGGAGATCGCGGTGGTGGGGGCGGCCGACCGAGGCCGGGGGGCTCTTGACCCGAACGGGGCGGTGCCCGGGGCCGACGGCCTAGCCACCGATATTCCGGGGGTGCCGCTCGTCACTTTCTACGGTGACTGTGTGCCGCTCTTCTTTTACGATCCGGTGCGGCCCGCGATCGCCTTGGTGCACGCCGGCTGGCGGGGGACCCTGGGCCGGATCGCAGCCCGAGCCGTCAGCCTGATGCGGGAACGTTTCGGCGCTTCTCCCGAAAGATTGCTGGTCGGAATCGGCCCGTCCATCGGGGCGTGCTGCTACACGGTGGGTCCGGAGGTGGCGGGTATGTTCGCCCGGGAATTCGGTACCTCGACGGACATCCGCCACCACCCCGGAGCGGGCGGGCGACTCAACCTCGCGTTGCTCAACAGGCGGATTCTGGAGGCGGCGGGCGTCAGGGGCGAACATATCCATACGGCCCCGTGGTGTACTT
- the sigG gene encoding RNA polymerase sporulation sigma factor SigG, whose amino-acid sequence MVNKVEICGVNTSKLPVLTAAEMRQLFQEMQAGDPSARSKLINGNLRLVLSVIQRFTNRGEFVDDLFQVGCIGLIKAIDNFDLGQNVKFSTYAVPMIIGEIRRYLRDNNPIRVSRSLRDVAYKALQIRDNLANRFSREPSVSEIAQELNIPREEIVFALDSIQEPISLFEPIYHDGDPIFVMDQVSDERNADANWLEDIAIRDAIRKLNEREKLILTLRFFEGKTQMEVAEEIGISQAQVSRLEKAALSHMRKYI is encoded by the coding sequence GTGGTCAACAAGGTGGAGATTTGCGGGGTCAATACATCCAAGCTCCCCGTCTTGACCGCCGCTGAAATGCGGCAGTTGTTCCAGGAGATGCAAGCCGGAGATCCCTCGGCCCGGTCCAAACTCATCAACGGCAACCTCAGGCTGGTCTTGAGCGTGATCCAAAGGTTCACCAACCGCGGTGAGTTTGTGGACGACCTGTTCCAGGTCGGCTGTATCGGCTTGATCAAGGCGATTGACAACTTTGACCTGGGCCAGAACGTCAAGTTCTCCACCTACGCCGTGCCGATGATCATCGGCGAAATCAGACGCTACCTCCGGGACAACAACCCCATCCGGGTCTCGCGTTCCTTGCGCGACGTGGCGTACAAGGCACTCCAGATCCGGGACAACCTGGCCAACCGGTTTTCGCGCGAGCCGTCGGTGAGCGAGATCGCCCAAGAATTGAATATCCCCCGCGAGGAAATCGTGTTCGCCCTGGACTCCATTCAGGAACCGATCTCACTTTTCGAACCGATCTACCACGACGGCGACCCGATCTTTGTGATGGATCAGGTTTCAGACGAAAGGAACGCCGATGCCAACTGGCTGGAGGACATCGCGATCCGGGACGCGATCCGCAAACTGAACGAACGGGAAAAACTCATTCTAACCCTGCGGTTTTTCGAGGGGAAGACGCAAATGGAGGTGGCCGAGGAAATCGGCATTTCCCAGGCGCAGGTGTCCAGGCTGGAAAAAGCGGCCTTAAGCCACATGCGCAAATACATCTGA
- a CDS encoding YlmC/YmxH family sporulation protein produces MLKVSELRMREIVNVIDGRRMGLIKDIDIDLDNGRISALILAGSSRVLGFFGRDEEIVVPWEKIVKIGVDVILVEVPDYTERFPARR; encoded by the coding sequence ATGCTCAAGGTGTCCGAGCTCCGGATGCGCGAAATCGTGAATGTTATCGACGGCCGGCGCATGGGGTTGATCAAGGATATCGATATCGACCTCGACAACGGGCGGATCAGCGCCCTCATCCTGGCCGGCTCCTCCCGGGTACTCGGCTTTTTTGGGCGTGACGAGGAAATCGTAGTCCCCTGGGAAAAGATCGTCAAGATCGGAGTGGACGTAATCCTGGTAGAAGTGCCCGATTACACCGAACGCTTCCCGGCGCGCAGATAG